One Pseudomonas tolaasii NCPPB 2192 genomic window carries:
- a CDS encoding acetyl-CoA carboxylase carboxyltransferase subunit alpha — translation MNPNFLDFEQPIADLQAKIEELRLVGNDNSLNIGDEISRLQDKSKTLTEDIFGKLTSWQIARLARHPRRPYTLDYIQHIFTEFDELHGDRHFSDDAAIVGGIARLDDQPVMVIGHQKGREVREKVRRNFGMPRPEGYRKACRLMEMAERFKMPILTFIDTPGAYPGIDAEERNQSEAIAWNLRVMARLKTPIIATVIGEGGSGGALAIGVCDQLNMLQYSTYAVISPEGCASILWKTAEKAPDAAEAMGITADRLKGLGIVDKVIAEPLGGAHRDPAAASATIRAELASQLAMLKKLDNEALLARRYERLMSYGL, via the coding sequence ATGAACCCGAATTTTCTTGATTTCGAACAGCCGATCGCTGACCTGCAAGCCAAGATTGAAGAATTGCGCCTGGTCGGCAATGACAATTCGCTGAACATCGGCGATGAAATCTCCCGCCTGCAAGACAAGAGCAAAACGTTGACCGAGGACATCTTCGGCAAACTGACCAGCTGGCAGATCGCGCGCCTGGCCCGCCACCCGCGCCGTCCGTACACCCTGGACTACATTCAGCACATCTTCACCGAGTTCGACGAGCTGCACGGCGACCGCCACTTCTCCGACGACGCCGCCATCGTGGGCGGTATCGCTCGCCTGGACGACCAGCCGGTGATGGTGATCGGCCATCAGAAAGGCCGTGAAGTGCGCGAGAAAGTCCGCCGCAACTTCGGTATGCCGCGTCCTGAAGGCTACCGCAAGGCGTGCCGCCTGATGGAAATGGCCGAGCGCTTCAAGATGCCGATCCTGACATTCATCGACACACCGGGCGCTTATCCTGGCATCGACGCTGAAGAGCGCAACCAGAGCGAGGCAATCGCCTGGAACCTGCGTGTCATGGCGCGCTTGAAAACCCCGATCATCGCCACTGTGATTGGTGAGGGTGGCTCCGGCGGTGCGTTGGCCATTGGCGTGTGCGACCAGCTGAACATGCTGCAGTATTCGACCTATGCGGTGATTTCTCCGGAAGGTTGCGCTTCGATTCTGTGGAAAACCGCCGAAAAAGCGCCGGACGCTGCCGAAGCCATGGGTATCACCGCCGATCGCCTCAAGGGCCTGGGTATCGTGGACAAAGTGATCGCCGAGCCTTTGGGTGGCGCTCACCGCGACCCGGCTGCCGCTTCCGCGACCATTCGTGCTGAACTGGCTTCGCAACTGGCGATGCTCAAGAAGCTGGATAACGAAGCGCTGCTCGCCCGTCGTTATGAGCGTTTGATGAGCTACGGTCTCTAA